agcccctcactgggggactctaggcaggggctctaccactgagccacacccccagcccctcactgggggattctaggcaggggctctaccactgagccacaccccagcccctcactgggggattctaagcaggggctccaccactgagccacacccccagcccctcactgggggattctaggcagaggctctaccactgagccacaccccagcccctcactgggggattctaggcaggggctctaccactaggccacacccccagcccctcctccagccccagtctCCCCAGTAGCTGCGACTGCAGGTGTATATGCCATTATGTTTGGCTGTTAagttgcttttattcttttactgtcctttctgtctgtccggattttctgtctgtctgggcATCACATAGAGACAGGAGTACACAGCTTGTGGTCTTTCAGGCTGGCTTCTTTTTTTAGTGTGTTAGCAGGGTTCATCCATGTTCAGGCCCCCATTGGtacttcatttctctttatttttgaacAACAGTCTAATGAATGAGGGACCTAAcatattttacttattcattcatcagGCGATGGGTATTCTGCTTTGGGACTGTCTTGGATAGTGATACTGTGATGGATAGTGATACTGTGAACGTTCTTGTGCTGTTTTTTGTGGGAGCCGGTTGCAGTCCTGTTAGCATGGTGTGAAGGTTCTGGGTACTCCACAGCTGTGTCAACACCTGCTGTTGTCTGTGTTAGGTAGTGTGGGTCTCACTTTGTGTAAATTCTTTACACGTCTTATATGGGTCTGCTTTTCCTGACTGTTATGTTTTCTGTCCCCTTTAAAAGTTGAATTATAGTTGGGAGTAGTGGAACAaccctgtggtcccagcacctgGCACaagcctgtggtcccagcacttgggaggcagaggcaggatgatcaggatttctgggtcatccttggctatataatgAGCTCAGGGCCAACCTGgagctccacacacacacaaactatccCTCACCTCCACATTTGGACCATGCATTCACACCCcttcacaataataataaataaaatgtaataaaaacattaaaagtagccggggcagtggtggcgcacgcctttaatcctagcactctggaggcagaggctggctgatctctgtgaattcgaggccagcctggtctacagagtgagatccaggaaaggtgcaaagctacacagagagaccctgtctcaaaaaaccaaaaaaaaaaaaaaaaaaaaaaaaaaaccaaaaaaaaaaaacccaaaaaacaaaacaaacaaacaaaaaaaaccattaaaAGTAAGACATGAGACTTTGTTGaaaactctaaaacaaaacaaaaagttgtgtTATACATAAAATGAGGTAAAGTGTGCACACACTGTGCTTGTGTAAATCGCTTGTGTTTTTACATGTTTACTCTTAGGTCCCTTCCTCCTGTATCCCCACACAGAACATCCTCATCACCCCACAggcctctctgctcttcctggcCGCCGATCTGTCTGCCCAGGGACCATCCTGACTTACACAATCACAGATAGTTTCACTTGGCATTCAACTTTGGGAGATTTGCAGGCCGGGTGATGCAGTGCTCTAATCCTAGCTCAGGAGATGCAGGAAGGTCTTAATCTtgtgaccagcctgggctacaaagtgaatccctttctccaaacaaaggaaagatAAGAAGTACACAGAGTGTGTGAGCCGTGGTCTCTGTTCTTTCCACTTGATGTCCGCAACTGTCATTTTTGTTgatggtttgagacagggtctcaccatgtagccccggtcaacctggaactcatcatttagcctaggctagcctcagactcacagagagtcccctgcctctgctttctgagtttaaattctttatttctcATGGTTCTGTAGTCAGGGCTGGTCAACTTCTCCTGTGAATGATTAAATAGTAAATCTAATCTTCCCAGGCCACAGGGAATGTGTTCCCGTGACTTGGCTCCCCTCTTGTGGCGTGTGAAAGCCATGTTTGGCACAAACAGAGAAGTAGAAGTATGGCTGTGAGCTCAAGAGCTTCAGTTATGGCTCCTAAAATTTGAGTTTTAGAATGCCCTGCCTCTGGTGTGACTCGAGtggtcttggaactcacagagatcttcttgtcACGGCCTCCTAGGCCTGTGCTCCCATACCTGGCTAAAATCCACCCTCCCTTGCTTCCCCTAACAGGGTCTCACGAAGtgcaggctggctttggacttgTTATATTGCTGAGgtggaccttgaactcctgatgtaatcttcctgccttcccctccgCCTTGCTGGCATCCCATGTGTGTACACGCTTGCTCTGTTCCAGCCAAGTACTCTCAGATGATAGGGCTTAAGGGGGGGGGGTATGTCAAATTTGGTACCCCCAGTTTGCCAACCCCTGATGTGGATCCCACAGTTTGCTTACTCATGCTCTCTGCATGGTTATCCATGGTTTTCACTACtgtagtgggtggtggtggtgatgttctTGTTTGTACAAGTCCCTTGGCGGAAGTTGCCCTCAGTTCCAAGGAACTGCCTTGCTGAGTCACAGAGAGAACATACCTTTAACCTTAGCGAAATTGCCGGATGCCATTTTTCtcttatggtgctggggatgaaacccaggaccATGAACATGCTAGGCACActccctaccactgagccacaccccatcccctcactgggggactctaggcaggggctctaccactgagccacaccacagcccctcactgggggactctaggcaggggctctaccactgagccacacctcagcccctcactgggggactctaggcaggggctctaccactgagccacacccccagctcctcactgggggattctaggcaggggctctaccactgagctacactcccagctcctcactgggggattctaggcaggggctctaccactgagccacacccccagcccctcactgggggattctaggcaggggctctaccgctgagccacaccccagcccctcactgggggattctaggcaggggctctaccactgagccacaccccagcccctattGTACCTCTGAGCTATACATCCTTAgtcctctttttgttgttatcattaaccctttttaattaaaaattacatggtttattgtgtgtatgtgcagggtTCATGTCAGAGGACAGACAACTTTTGGtactctgtttattttttcttctttcacagtGTAGATagtggggatcgaactcaggttgtaagtcttggcagcaagcaccttttcctgctgagccatcttgccagcctcctcgttttttatttaaagatttagtatttttattttatgtgtctgcgtgttttgcctgcctgtatgtaagtacatgggtgtgcatgcctggtgcctgcggaggccagaagaagacacgggatcctctagaactgaagTTAAGGACAGGTGTaagccttcatgtgggtgctgggaaccgaacttagTCCTATGcgagagctcttaaccactgagccatctcaaacacctttttctttcacaaaataaAGGAAAGGTTGTAGCTGGTGGAGACGCAGAGCCATTTGGCAGCAGTGGGAAAATGAGATTTGAGGGCGTACGAACAGCAGAGGGCACCAACACCACTTAGGACTTGAGAAGGCGGAAGGAGCCGGAGAATCTGGTGCCTGCAGCTTGCCGACCGCCAGGGGGCAGTGCAGGGTGCGTGAACTGTGAGGCCGCCTGGGAGCCTGGGAGAGGCCGTGGATGGAGATGATATCCTGTGTTTTATGCGTCCTGGAAAGAAAGAGGCATTGTTGATGGATGGATGGTCAGGACGGCCCCCGGCCAGCTGTTGCTAGGCCGGCAGGACTCTTCCGGAATATTCTGCAGCTGAGGGCATTCATCAGTCAGCAAACAGTGGAGGCCGTCTTCTGTAGGTTAACCTGCCTACAACTTTTTTCCAGTAATGGGGATTAAACTAGGGTCTCAGTCAAGGTAGCCAAGTGCTGTGCCACGGAGCTAGGTCCCCAGCCTtactgttatattttaaaatgacatttttttgttcatttgttttgtttgtttgttcgtttcttttttaaatgtgtatgagtgttttgcttgcatgtgcatATGAGCTCCACAACAGTGCCTAGTGTTCGAAGGGGCCAGTTTCCCTGAAATGTATGATTGAAAGGcgccatgtgagttctggaaatcaaacctggatcctctacaagagcatccagtgttcttaaccactgagccgtctccaccccctactttttattttgagacagaatctcattgacttgctcaggctggcctcgaactcactcagCAGTCCATGGAAGCCTTGAGTTTGTAACGCTCCTGCTTTGGAGTTCTGAGATGACAGCATcacaccactatgcccagtgtcttattattattttaaaaattaaaaaatatatacgtTTATTTTGCTGGGCAGATATATTTgttaaatcattaaaattttaaaaaaatgtatttcttttggtgggtcatgcctttaattccagcactcgggaggcagagtcaggtggatctctgtgagtttgaggccagcctggtctacagagaaaccctgtctcgaaaagcaaaacaacacaacaacaaaaattatgtatgagtgtttttcctgtgtgtgtgtatgcctggagttaacagatggttgtcagccactttgtgggtgttggaaactgaatcggggtcctctgggagaacagagcTTGCTCTGAaccgctcagccatctctccaaccccttattCTTGTTTTTACTGCAAGGCACCAATTGTGTACTGAGGATTTTTATAAGTACGTTATATACTCGAAGCAGTTTAATCTTTATAGCATCCCAAGGGGCTGGGGACAATATCTATATTTTGCAAATAAGCAGATAGGCCCCCAAAGCTGGTAGATTTGAGGTTAAGAGCTAGGCTATCTGCTtccaaaatttttgttttgtttataactATTTTGATCTGTTTACATAGAATTCTGGAATAGATGAGTGACAAAGTCATCTATGGTAACCGGAAGCAGGCCAAGGCTCAGCTGGGGACAGGGTGGAGGAAGGGTGTATTTGAAAGGGGTACAAAGAAACCTTGGGAAGTGACGGGGATGTTTGTCACCATGGCCGTGGGAGCATCTCAGAAGATGTGAGAGGCCCGTGATCCCAGCTGTTCTGCATACTGAGGCAGAAGATTGCAAActgaaggcctgcctgggctactgGATAATTTTGAGGCtacttggctacatgagaccctgtaaaaagaaaactaaacaaataagtTAAAAAGAGGGCTgagtgggatggagagatggctcagaggtaaagagcactgcctattcttctagaggacctgagttcaattcccagcaaccacggttgctcacagccatctataatgagatctggtgtccttttttggtgggcaggcaggcatacacacaggcagaacactgtatacataataaataaatctttatatataaaaagagggctgaggatatagcttagtggtagagcccctgcctagaactgcctagaatcccccagtgaggggctggggtgtggctcagtggtagaggccctgcctagaatcccccagtgaggggctgggggtgtggctcagtggtagagcccctgcctagaatcccccagtgaggggctggggtatggctcagtggtagagcccctgcctagaatcccccagtgaggggctgggggtgtggttcagtggtagagtcactgcctagaatcccccagtgaggggctgggggtgtggctcagtggtagagcccctgtctagaatcccccagtgaggggctggggtgtggctcagtgtagagcccctgcctagcatACTCAAGGCTCTgcatttgattctcagcacccatctcCCTGTACACAAATAGCTGTGAAAAATGAATGTATAGAAACTAAACCTTGCAAGTCACATGAGAGAGTCAGTGCGTGCTTACTGGAAACAATCATGCCAGAACTATTCAAAGCATTTCAGTGCCTGGAGACAGAAGAAAAGCCTCCAAATGCCTTTTATGAGGCTAGCATAATTTTGACACAACAGCTCACATGGGTGTTATTAACTGGACGCCAGCAGCCTGCAGCCCACCTGGCTTCTAGAAGGGGTGGGTGGTGGCATGCATATGCTGCAGTtcctgtgtggagatcagaggacagcttgtaggagtcagttctccttccacctcgtgggtcccagggatcaaactcaggccaccaggcacAACAGCAAGCCCCTATACCCCCTGAACCACCTTGCTGGCCctcatttgtagtttttttttttttttttaattttcagaagttattttatcttgttttattccGAGACAAagctcatatagctcaggctggccccaaatccAGTACAGTagactgtagctggaagtttctccagtcccgtCCAGtttgcagtcaggacaaatctctctcacccgccaatcCCGCAGCCacccagacccaaataaatacacagaagctcatattaattaaaactgcttggccattagctcaggcctaccactgactcgctcttacatttaaactcagtccatttctgttcatctatatatcgccacgtgttctgtggctttacctgtgtgccatcacatgctgctccctggacagcgagctggcgtctcctgactcagcctgcctcttcccagaattctccttgcctgcttatcccacctatacttcctgcctggctactggccaatcagcattttatttaccaaccaatcagagcaacacatattcatagcgtacagaacatcccacagcagtagacaGCATCTTGAACGCCTGCTCCTCCTCAATGCTGGGTTTGTATGCCTGTGCCACCATGGTGGTGTTGTTTTTTAGCACAGTGTGCTTCCATGTGGATTTCTTTGGCTGTtagttttctgtcactgtgacaaaagaaATGCCTATGATAAATATCATCttttttataaaagatttatttatttattatgtatacagaagagggtgccagatctcattacagatggttgtgagccaccacgtgggtgctgggaattgaactcaggacctctggaagagcagtcgggctcttaacctctgagccatctctccagcccaataaatatcatctttaaaaaaaagattcatttttaattgtgagtgtgtgtgtgtgtgtgtgtgtgcgtgcgtgcgtgtgtgtgtgtgtgtgtgtgtgtgtgttagcatgtaTGTGAGtcaggtaccctcagaggccagaacagggtgttagatgtggaactggagttacaagtggttgtaacACAATGTTACAGGCGCTTGACCCAGGCGCTCAGAATAGAACTCTAGTCCTGTGCAAGAGTGGTGTGTGCTTTTATCCGCTGTTCCGTGTCTCTGGCTCCCGCCACGAACAAAGAGTGGAGGTGGGCTGGGTCGGTGGCTCAGCGGGTACGAGATGCTTGCTGCTCAGGCTGATGACAAAAGTTTAACCCTGGGACCCGCATGGTCCAGTGGGTTGTCATCTGTCCAACAGTCACAAGCCATGGCGTGCGCACGCGCGTGCCCGCGcgcacgtgcacgcgcgcgcgcacacacacacacacaacacacacacacacacaacacacaaagagtaaataaaatgcaattttaaatgtttttaaaaagaagaaagttttgTTCTGGTTTAGTGTTTCCAAATTCCAATCTACAAAGAGCTGGCTGTGAACCTGTGCTGGGAACCTGTGCTGGGTATCATGACAAGGAGTCTGCACTGGAcagccaggaagagaaagagtcAGGGCCTAGTGGTCCATCCTGGTACTAGGAGTCTCTGCTACATGCTCCAGTTGCCACGATTCTGCCAGGCTTTTGTCACTGGGTTGAGACCCTTGGGAACCATTAGCCAAAAGAAGTGTCTCTTCCCACTACAGAGAagagggtggcacatgcctgtaatccaacacttggaaggctgaggcaggaagatccatgaattcaaggccagcccgggctacctaGGAAGATCTCGTCTCAAAAcactatcaaaaacaaaaaggaataaagCATACATTTAGTTAGTAACTTTTTTATCTTACCAAGAGcaccccttttttttctttgagacagggtctccctctgaGCTCATGGAGCCTGGAGCTTTGCAGCTTAGACTAGTTCCaagctcctgatccttctgcctcagtttccctagtacTTGAATGGCAGGCATGTGCTGCTGAGCTCAGTACAAGGATCTCATTGTAGAAGTTGCTTTATAGCCCATCTTTTGCACGGatatcaaactttttttttttttgtatcattaAGCATTTTTGAAATACCATTACGTTTCTTTCCAACAACAgcacttaatttttttgttgtatttatttgcCTATGTGTGCTCATACTGTGGCATActtgtagagatcagaggataatttgagggagtcagttctctcctaccatgtggtcctggggatagaactcaggtcctcaggcttggcagcaagcaccttttacccacagagcctCCTCGACAGCCCAACAGTATGACTCTCAATGCTAATTTAGTCTTTGTTTTCTGCTAATTTTAGTCTTTGAtttagtctttgttttctgtgtgtgcacatcctgctgagctataaccccagcctggtgcttctgtttctattttattattgagATGCAAACTCTCTTTGTATCGAGTACGTGACCTCTCTGGTATAAGTCTGTTACAAATGCATGTCTCTGGCTCTCTGGCTATCTTGGGAACCCATCTGTGGTATTTTTGCTCTTCAGAACTTCAgtctgggctggggatgtggctgggTTAGCTGTCAAAACACTAGGCaggtatgcacaaagccctggattccattcccagcacggTATAAACCAAGCCTGTTGGAGCAAGCCCATAACCCCAGAGcttggaggcggaggcaggaagatcggaagttcaaggtcatcattgaTTTCATAGCAAGCTTGAGTCCACTCTGGATGCGGGAGATTCtgtcaaagaaagagaaaggagggaggaagggagggttcAAATTGACCCCTCTCCCAAGACAGGGGCTTGTCATGgttcagactggctttgaacttcagttcttcctgcctcctcctccggAGTGCCTCTGTCTGATGTAtttaccaccatgtccagccttcAGATTAACTTTAAACCAAAGGGTTGTTCTATTCCTTCGTCCATTGTTTCCCGCGGGTGGGTGGGGCTTTGGGGACCTGTGACTCCTGCTGCTGACTGTCAGTGCGCTGCATCCCTGACAGGCCTTGGAGACTCGGGCCAGCCCTGGCCACACCCCAGGCTGTGTCACCTTTGTCCTGAATGACCAGAGCATGGCCTTCACTGGAGATGCCCTGCTGATCCGCGGGTGTGGACGGACAGACTTCCAACAAGGTGACCTACTCTTTTCTCCAGCCCAAGATCTcagtggtatggtgtgtgtgagaATCTTAAGAATAGGACCTTTGcgtgttcgaggccagctggtctatgtagtgagttccaggacagccagggctctgtagagagaccctacctcaaaaaaaaaaaaaaagcagctacaagaatgaatgaatgtgtagcTGGGGCAGTGCTGCTCAGTGGCTAGACACATGAAGCCCAGGCTTCAATCCTCATACTTTATCAACTGGGAATAGCTGAaccatacctctaatcccagcactcaggaggtcgaggcaggaggatcaagagtgtaaggcggggctggagagatggctcaatgtttaagagcactggctgctcttccagaggagctgggttcaattcccagcatttacGTGGTAGCTCACAGTGGTCtggagctccagttccagggggacctgacacccatggcaaaacactaacgcacataaaattaaaaagaaaagaaaaaaaaagagtgtaggGTCATTGTGGTAACATAGAACATgcgtgcacaccacacacacacaccaagcttgTTACTGTACGTTGTTTAATCGTTAGGGGGCAGTGTAACTTTTGGGGTTTAGCTTTAGGGGGCAGTTAGGTGACTCCTAATCTCCCTTTTATCTATTCACCCGAAGAGGGGACTCAAgaattctttgtgtatgtgtgaggtgtgtgtgtacctgtgtgtggcTGGGGGGTGCCCTACTCGAGACGCCTCACCTGGTCTCCTTGAGGACCTGGGCCGACAGCCAGGAAGCCTCAGTGGTCTCCTGCCTCGGCTGCCTGCAGTGCAGGGGTTCCGGGAGCAGAGGCCACACCCTGctttgggtgctgggagttgaactcagtcCCTGTGTTTGCAGAGTCAGCACTTTTACCCCcgcagcatctctccagctccaggactcAGAACTCCTTATCTAAACCCCAGAGTCACTCTCCCCCCTGTCCCTCCTGTCCCCGTGTCTCGAGTCTTACCTTTAGTCCACCTTCCTGGCCCCGAGTCCTTCCTTCACCTCCCCAGGGAGGATGTCACAGCTCCGGGTTCTTGAGGCTCCCAGCCCGACCTGACCGAATCACACATTGTCCCGATGAATTTCTCACTGTTCCCCGGTTCCAACCCCTAGTAtgcccttccttctctgtctccagatACCTGGGCGTTCTTGGCAGGAGCCGAGGGATGGGGTTTAACTCCAGGGCCTCCATCTTCCCGTCCTTCTCTGGAAGACGGGGGTCAGGGGCTCCCCTGGCCCCTTTGACTCTCTGACCTCTCAGTTTTCTTCCCTCAGGCTGCGCCAGGACTCTGTACCACTCTGTGCACGAAAAGATCTTCACACTTCCAGGCAACTGTCTGATCTACCCGGCTCACGATTACCACGGTGAGGGCTTGCCAGAGGCCACGGCAGGCTGCCGTCACTTAACACCCAGGGAATACCCTCTGCTTGCTGTCCTCGCGAGGCACGGAGACTACAGAGCCCAGAAATTCCTGTGGCTGAAAAGATTATGTGCTTGGGCGTGCTGTGTGGATGTAGAAACAGTAAGATACATCTGCAGGGCATAGCTTTTCCTGGTGCGTCCTCCTAGAGCGCAGGCAACTGTgggaactacatttcccatagTGCCCAAAGAGAGGCGGGACGGCGTCTCAGGACCATTCAGGGAAGAGCCAATTTGGTCCCAGGCTAGGCTGGCACCCCCAAAGcctcctgggaaatgtagttctgAGCTGCCCAAGGCCATGGTCCCCAGGTtacttttcttcccctcccctttgcCGATAGGGCTCACCGTGTCTACTGTGGAGGAGGAAAGGACTCTGAACCCACGGCTCACCCTCAGCTGTGAGGAGTTTATCAAGGTTATGGACAACCTGAACTTGCCCAAGCCAAAGCAGATAGGTGAGCACCCAGGGTCTGAGGAAAGAGTGGCTGGGGTGTGAATCCGTGAATCTGAGGGAGAAGGGTCTGGAACTCCTTGATCTGAGAGGAGGGCTGGGGCCTggatccctgggtctgagggaggagggctgggcctggatccctgggtctgagggaggagggctgggcctggatcccTGGTCTGAGGGGGGAGGTCTGGGGTCTggatccctgggtctgagggaggagggctggggtctggacccctgggtctgagggaggagggctggggcctggatccctgggtctgagggaggagggctggggtctggatccctgggtctgagggaggagggctgggcctggatccctgggtctgagggaggagggctgggcctggatccctgggcctgagggaggagggctgaggTCTCgatccctgggtctgagggaggagggctggggtctggatcctgggtctgagggaggagggccaggGTCTGAGGAGGAGGATTCAGGACTAGGTCCCTAATCCCTCGAAAGAGCCCTGAGCATTTCTGGGCCTCTGTGAGACATGAGTCATTCCCGATCCTCAGAATCACTTGAGGTTTCTTTTCAGACTTTGCTGTTCCGGCAAACATGCGCTGTGGGGTCCAGACTCCACCTTCCTGACCCGTGCCAGCCAGCTGCTCACATCCGTTGCACtaggtggggtgaggggaggggcgTCACCCCAGAGCCCCTCTCCTCTCCTACCCTACTCTCTCAGCTACTTCAGATTCTTAAATACACTTCACTTTGTTTTTACCACGAATCCGAGTTCTGCTTGTTTTCTTGGGGGAAGGAACTACGTTTCCACATGAATGCCAAGACTCAGTTCTGGTCCCTCCCAAAGCCAAGGGTAGGCTGGGATGTGGCACCGTTGGTTGaagacttgcctagcatgtatgaagtccTGTGTTCCACCCCCAGAACTGCATTAGCCAGGCATCACAGCACAGacctgggagccagaggcaggagggtcagaagttcaaggtttttCTCAATCACACAGTGacttggagaccagcctgggctatgaaagACCCTAAcgttaaaagaagaaagaaagagagagagaaagaaaggaagaaagaaagggggggtgctggagagatgactcagtggttaagagcactgactgctcttccagaggtcctgagttcaattcccagcacccacatggcagctcacaatcatctgtagctccagctccagaggatctggcctctgtgggcaccagacacacatgtaggctgGCCACCCATACAAGCAAAATGAAAGAGGAGGAGACAGCAGCAGTCAGGGgcgatgggggtgggggtggaggtctGGGGAgccctggaagatcagagagcaagGTGCACACACTGAGGGAGGGAGGTCGTCTCACGGCCTTGCATCACAGCTCATAATCCTGTGTGAGCCTCTCCTCCTGGGAGTCCCAGAGCCAAGTACGGCCCTCTCCACCCCTCTGCTTTCTggtctgtaaaatggaaataataacaaCGGGATGTTTCAGTGAACTGATAAATCCACACGTGTGACACCTGGCACTCTGCCTCCATGACCAACTTCCCGCCCCTGTCTCTGTTATTGTCCCCACCATCTGGAATGATCTGTTGGGTGCTGGCTTGGAGTGACAGTTTACCTAACAGTTATGAACCCAGATTT
The nucleotide sequence above comes from Peromyscus maniculatus bairdii isolate BWxNUB_F1_BW_parent chromosome 1, HU_Pman_BW_mat_3.1, whole genome shotgun sequence. Encoded proteins:
- the Ethe1 gene encoding persulfide dioxygenase ETHE1, mitochondrial, coding for MASTALRVAVRRLSQQSSSRAPVLLRQMFEPKSCTYTYLLGDPESREAILIDPVLETAQRDAHLVKELGLKLLYAVNTHCHADHITGSGVLRSLLPGCQSVISRLSGAQADLHIDEGDSIRFGRFALETRASPGHTPGCVTFVLNDQSMAFTGDALLIRGCGRTDFQQGCARTLYHSVHEKIFTLPGNCLIYPAHDYHGLTVSTVEEERTLNPRLTLSCEEFIKVMDNLNLPKPKQIDFAVPANMRCGVQTPPS